One window of the Methanocaldococcus vulcanius M7 genome contains the following:
- a CDS encoding HemK2/MTQ2 family protein methyltransferase, translating into MITEFEGIKIKLHSEVYEPAEDTFLLLKNIVDVENKEVLEIGVGTGIISIACAKRGAKKVVGVDINPFAVNLALENAKLNNVNNVSFIKSDLFENVRGEFDVILFNPPYLPTLDEDKLEGNIDYAFNGGKSGREVLNRFLEEVGDYLKEGGVVQILQSSLTGEEETISMLKQLGFDVKVVDRLKIPFEELMVINGYKL; encoded by the coding sequence ATGATCACTGAATTTGAAGGAATAAAGATAAAATTGCATTCGGAAGTTTACGAACCGGCAGAAGATACCTTCCTTTTATTAAAAAATATTGTTGATGTGGAAAATAAGGAGGTTTTAGAAATTGGTGTCGGCACAGGGATAATATCTATTGCCTGTGCAAAAAGAGGGGCAAAAAAGGTTGTTGGAGTAGATATAAACCCCTTTGCCGTAAATTTAGCATTAGAAAATGCAAAATTAAATAATGTCAATAACGTATCCTTTATTAAAAGTGATCTGTTTGAAAATGTACGTGGAGAGTTTGATGTTATACTATTCAACCCTCCATATCTTCCAACGCTTGATGAAGATAAACTTGAAGGAAATATCGATTATGCGTTCAATGGAGGAAAGAGTGGAAGAGAGGTGTTGAATAGGTTTTTAGAAGAAGTAGGAGATTATTTAAAGGAGGGAGGGGTTGTTCAGATCTTGCAGAGTTCTTTAACCGGAGAGGAAGAGACAATTTCAATGTTAAAACAACTTGGTTTTGATGTAAAGGTTGTAGATAGGTTAAAAATTCCTTTTGAAGAGTTGATGGTGATCAATGGTTATAAGTTGTAG
- a CDS encoding helix-turn-helix domain-containing protein: MKAYKRLILQIESHEKFVEEFKRILLELGLTLKEFSELSGIPYSTLYKITQGKDFRVSTLIKILKTIKSFEKDEDIDVIAIIAARPALNKITTRKITINEKNYLIKEYPANSLEECIVASVRAEREGVKGIVCAPIVSSTIEKIVNVPVAVIIPEKDAFMKALEIIAKKINE; encoded by the coding sequence ATGAAAGCGTATAAGCGTTTAATTCTTCAAATAGAATCACACGAAAAATTTGTAGAAGAGTTTAAGAGAATACTGCTTGAATTAGGATTAACATTAAAAGAATTTTCAGAACTATCAGGAATACCATACAGCACGCTGTATAAAATAACCCAAGGGAAAGATTTTAGGGTCTCAACTTTAATAAAAATCCTAAAAACAATAAAATCATTTGAAAAGGATGAAGATATAGATGTAATTGCAATTATTGCTGCAAGACCTGCTTTAAATAAAATCACAACAAGAAAAATAACCATTAATGAGAAAAATTATTTAATAAAGGAATATCCTGCAAATTCGTTAGAGGAATGCATCGTTGCCTCAGTTAGGGCAGAAAGAGAAGGTGTTAAAGGGATCGTCTGTGCTCCAATTGTTAGTTCCACAATAGAAAAGATTGTTAACGTTCCTGTTGCTGTTATAATACCAGAAAAAGATGCATTTATGAAAGCACTTGAAATAATTGCTAAAAAGATAAATGAATAA
- the hisS gene encoding histidine--tRNA ligase: MFQKPRGTRDFLPEEMKKRRFVENKLREVFERYGYDEILTPTFESFELIAKKTGEEIRKQLYVFKDHGGREMALRPEMTSPVVRFYLNELKNLQKPLRLYYFANCFRYERPQAGRFREFWQMGCELIGCKNAIADAEVLNLAMDGLINIGLDFDVHIGHLGVLKGVLEEFNVSEEEEVKIRRLIDKEDYENLEIYLTQILGEEKKELIFEILKFKGGKEILDELKEILKDFPKSVEAVNNLEEILEFVIHDKYIINFGIARGLDYYTGMVFEIYGKKGAKQICGGGRYDNLIETFGNISVPAVGFAYGFDRIMMNIDDLEIEEEKILVIPVKKDKELIKESLLIANKLRKAGKIVEFEIMGRKLRKALDYANSKGFKKVIIVGEKELNEGKITLKDMITGEQKLVDITDLDKIF, from the coding sequence ATGTTCCAAAAACCGAGAGGAACGAGGGACTTTTTACCAGAAGAGATGAAGAAGAGGAGGTTTGTTGAAAACAAGCTGAGAGAAGTTTTTGAGAGATATGGTTATGATGAGATATTAACACCAACTTTTGAGAGTTTTGAATTAATAGCTAAAAAAACTGGAGAAGAGATTAGAAAGCAGTTGTATGTGTTTAAAGATCATGGTGGAAGGGAGATGGCTTTAAGACCAGAAATGACCTCTCCTGTCGTTAGATTCTATTTAAACGAGCTAAAAAACCTACAAAAGCCGTTAAGATTGTATTACTTTGCTAACTGTTTCAGGTATGAGAGACCTCAGGCAGGAAGATTTAGAGAATTTTGGCAGATGGGTTGCGAGTTAATCGGCTGTAAAAATGCGATAGCAGATGCTGAAGTTTTGAATTTAGCAATGGATGGTTTAATAAATATTGGTTTGGACTTTGATGTTCATATTGGACACTTGGGAGTTTTAAAGGGGGTTTTGGAGGAGTTTAATGTTAGTGAGGAAGAGGAGGTTAAGATAAGGAGGTTGATTGATAAAGAGGACTATGAAAATTTAGAGATTTATTTAACTCAAATTTTAGGAGAAGAGAAGAAAGAGTTAATATTTGAGATATTGAAGTTTAAAGGAGGGAAAGAGATTTTAGATGAGTTGAAAGAGATATTGAAGGACTTTCCAAAATCTGTGGAGGCAGTGAATAATTTAGAAGAGATCTTAGAGTTTGTTATTCATGATAAATATATAATAAACTTCGGAATTGCGAGGGGTTTAGATTACTATACTGGAATGGTGTTTGAGATATATGGAAAGAAGGGGGCTAAGCAAATATGTGGAGGAGGAAGATATGACAACCTAATTGAGACGTTTGGAAATATATCAGTCCCAGCTGTTGGATTTGCCTATGGATTTGACAGGATTATGATGAATATCGATGATTTGGAGATTGAAGAAGAGAAGATATTGGTAATTCCTGTAAAAAAGGATAAAGAGTTGATTAAAGAGTCCCTATTAATTGCTAACAAGTTGAGAAAAGCAGGAAAAATCGTGGAATTTGAAATCATGGGTAGGAAATTAAGAAAGGCCTTGGATTATGCAAACTCTAAGGGCTTTAAAAAGGTTATTATCGTTGGAGAGAAAGAACTTAATGAAGGAAAGATAACGTTAAAGGATATGATCACAGGAGAGCAGAAATTGGTTGACATAACCGATTTAGATAAAATATTTTGA
- the dacZ gene encoding diadenylate cyclase, which yields MMAKYVIKHGLGLAYDIKADAFMIFTETGKSYEILKSFLKKEDNSKLTKILDKIPHRHMKIIVATPNQITYKKLSLDKEKDVYPIFIKHREDNRCMIISSGIVHALKMKLLKENNKIVAVVGEPKTPGKLDTIMVVNVKEHVKTITLYELFETLDEKQKKTLKEIIKLAMEIGREGREGDYVGTIFVIGDTLNVMNMSKPLILNPFAGHNASIFDENVKGTIKELSSIDGAFIITDDGKVISAGRFLEIKGDVDIPKGLGARHLAAASITKNTNAIAVTVSQSGGIVRVFKDGKIVFETDPRANILFFD from the coding sequence ATGATGGCAAAGTATGTAATTAAGCATGGATTGGGTCTTGCATATGATATTAAAGCAGATGCGTTCATGATCTTTACTGAAACTGGAAAGTCATATGAAATATTAAAATCGTTCTTAAAAAAAGAGGATAATTCAAAATTAACAAAAATTTTAGACAAAATTCCACATAGACATATGAAGATAATTGTTGCAACACCAAACCAAATAACATACAAAAAATTATCATTAGACAAAGAAAAAGACGTTTATCCTATTTTTATTAAGCATAGGGAAGATAACAGATGTATGATAATAAGTAGTGGAATTGTGCATGCTCTAAAAATGAAATTACTAAAAGAAAACAATAAGATCGTTGCAGTAGTTGGAGAACCAAAAACTCCCGGAAAACTCGATACTATAATGGTTGTTAATGTAAAAGAGCACGTAAAAACGATTACCTTGTATGAGTTATTTGAAACGCTCGATGAAAAACAAAAAAAGACATTAAAAGAAATAATAAAACTGGCAATGGAAATTGGAAGAGAAGGAAGAGAAGGTGACTATGTAGGAACAATATTTGTTATTGGAGATACCTTAAACGTCATGAATATGTCAAAGCCGCTAATTTTAAATCCGTTTGCGGGGCATAATGCAAGCATATTCGATGAAAATGTAAAAGGGACTATAAAAGAACTCTCCTCTATCGATGGAGCATTTATAATAACTGATGATGGCAAGGTTATCTCTGCTGGAAGATTCTTAGAGATAAAAGGAGATGTTGATATTCCAAAAGGCCTCGGAGCGAGACATTTAGCCGCTGCAAGCATAACAAAGAACACAAATGCAATAGCAGTAACAGTTTCTCAGAGTGGAGGCATAGTTAGGGTTTTCAAAGACGGAAAAATCGTTTTTGAAACAGATCCTCGTGCAAATATCCTCTTCTTTGATTAA
- the hacA gene encoding homoaconitase large subunit: protein MSLVEKILSKKTGEDISAGDSIEVEVDLAMTHDGTTPLTYKALQEMSNNVWDPEKIVIAFDHNVPPNTVKAAEMQKLTLEFVKKFKIKKFHKGGEGICHQILAENYVLPNMFIAGGDSHTCTHGAFGAFATGFGATDMAYIYATGETWIKVPKTIKVEITGRNENISAKDIVLKVCKEIGRRGATYMAIEYCGEVVKNMSMASRMTLCNMAIEMGGKTGIIETDEITYNYLKKERGLSDDDINKLKKERITVNKDEANYHKEVVIDITDMEEQIAVPHHPDNVKPVSEVAGKAIDQVFIGSCTNGRLEDLREAAKYLKGRRVHEDVKLIVIPASKKVFLQALKEGIIEVFIKAGAMICTPGCGPCLGAHQGVLAEGEVCLSTTNRNFRGRMGHINSYIYLSSPKIAAISAVKGYISNEI, encoded by the coding sequence TTGTCCCTTGTTGAAAAAATCCTTTCAAAAAAAACCGGAGAAGATATTTCTGCAGGAGATAGTATAGAAGTTGAAGTAGATTTGGCAATGACACATGATGGAACAACCCCTCTAACCTATAAAGCACTCCAAGAAATGTCTAACAATGTTTGGGATCCTGAAAAGATCGTTATTGCCTTTGATCATAACGTCCCTCCAAATACCGTTAAAGCTGCTGAAATGCAAAAACTGACTTTGGAATTTGTAAAAAAATTTAAAATAAAAAAATTCCACAAGGGAGGAGAAGGGATCTGTCATCAAATATTAGCTGAAAATTATGTTCTGCCAAATATGTTCATAGCAGGAGGAGATAGCCATACATGCACACATGGAGCTTTTGGAGCTTTTGCCACCGGTTTTGGAGCTACGGATATGGCATATATTTATGCAACAGGAGAAACATGGATCAAAGTTCCAAAAACTATTAAAGTTGAAATTACTGGGAGAAATGAAAATATTTCTGCAAAAGATATTGTTTTAAAGGTTTGTAAAGAAATCGGAAGAAGAGGGGCAACCTATATGGCTATTGAATACTGCGGAGAAGTAGTTAAAAACATGTCAATGGCATCAAGAATGACGCTTTGCAACATGGCAATAGAGATGGGAGGAAAAACAGGAATTATTGAAACAGACGAAATAACATATAATTATTTAAAAAAAGAAAGAGGCCTATCTGATGATGATATAAACAAGTTAAAAAAAGAAAGAATAACAGTAAATAAAGATGAAGCAAACTATCATAAGGAAGTTGTGATAGACATAACTGATATGGAGGAACAGATAGCAGTTCCTCATCATCCAGACAACGTAAAACCAGTAAGTGAAGTTGCAGGAAAGGCAATAGATCAGGTTTTTATTGGCTCATGCACAAATGGAAGATTAGAGGATTTAAGAGAAGCAGCAAAATATTTAAAAGGGAGAAGAGTTCATGAAGATGTTAAACTCATAGTAATCCCTGCATCAAAAAAGGTATTTTTACAGGCACTAAAAGAAGGAATTATCGAAGTGTTTATTAAAGCGGGAGCAATGATCTGCACTCCTGGCTGTGGTCCTTGCTTAGGGGCTCATCAGGGTGTTTTGGCTGAGGGAGAGGTATGCTTATCGACAACAAATAGGAATTTTAGGGGGAGAATGGGACATATAAATAGTTATATCTACCTTTCCTCTCCGAAAATAGCGGCCATAAGTGCAGTTAAGGGTTATATTTCTAATGAGATTTAA
- a CDS encoding RAMP superfamily CRISPR-associated protein — translation MTWYKIILEQKQPIHIGYKRYGVLAETRIFIPGQTMWGALTKAYNLMKGNSLNTNQELFEQITCFYPSFDKENILKPNFKNGEFHLGYLSEKEFRLLFVDSFTSTAILPETRTAKDESLHEIEFVLPKPKKSLKNTKLWEKITKLGYNNENLKWIGLINIDEKLKDELKNLKIFIGGDSRYGFGLMEIYIKEIKKKEKELEKWNLNSDRTLNLKEKTLLNSLEFDNNIKFEGKFEILPTFNFVNMKIENAKYVIGVGGKIIKGIDGDKYRLIKGVFYIKG, via the coding sequence ATGACATGGTATAAAATAATCTTAGAACAAAAACAACCAATCCATATTGGATATAAAAGATATGGTGTATTGGCAGAGACAAGAATATTTATCCCAGGGCAAACGATGTGGGGAGCTTTAACAAAGGCGTATAATTTGATGAAAGGAAACTCTTTAAACACAAATCAAGAATTATTTGAACAAATAACATGCTTTTACCCTTCATTTGATAAAGAAAATATACTAAAACCAAATTTCAAAAATGGAGAATTTCATTTAGGGTATTTATCAGAAAAAGAATTCAGATTATTATTTGTTGATTCTTTCACTTCAACAGCAATACTACCCGAAACAAGAACAGCAAAGGATGAATCATTGCATGAAATTGAATTTGTTTTACCAAAACCAAAGAAATCGTTAAAAAACACGAAATTATGGGAGAAAATAACTAAATTAGGATATAATAATGAAAACTTAAAATGGATTGGCTTAATTAATATTGACGAAAAGTTGAAAGATGAATTAAAAAACTTAAAAATATTCATTGGGGGGGATTCAAGATATGGATTCGGTTTAATGGAAATATACATAAAAGAAATTAAAAAGAAGGAAAAGGAATTAGAAAAATGGAACTTAAATTCAGATAGAACTTTAAACCTAAAAGAAAAAACTTTACTTAATTCCTTAGAATTCGACAACAACATAAAATTTGAAGGGAAATTTGAAATCTTACCTACATTTAATTTCGTGAATATGAAAATAGAAAATGCAAAATATGTTATTGGTGTTGGAGGTAAAATCATAAAAGGAATTGATGGAGATAAATATCGTTTAATTAAAGGTGTTTTTTATATCAAAGGTTGA
- the cofF gene encoding coenzyme gamma-F420-2:alpha-L-glutamate ligase, which produces MVKITILSPEGKSCSVWNLKKEIENLGEKCDIFLLSDSENLMSYDFKLETDLIHSRCGIGDYFDRLTLYSWQFINALEVEGLKFINPLETLYLTSDKFKCIKLLSKNKIATPKTALIRDYEDAVRFMERYNVNFPVIIKNSFSKCGLKVFMAKNEEELKDLTKNAIWEGKIIQEFINFKEGDIFKDMRILVVNGEVVGGYRRVSKDFRTNLYLGNIVEKLNIDKELEELALKCADLSNAVILGVDILPTKEENYVIELNSAPGTKGFRDIGINADRKIAKTLIECARS; this is translated from the coding sequence ATGGTAAAGATAACTATTCTATCTCCAGAAGGGAAAAGTTGTAGTGTTTGGAATTTAAAAAAAGAAATCGAAAATTTAGGAGAGAAATGTGATATATTCTTACTTTCAGATTCGGAAAATTTGATGAGTTATGATTTTAAATTAGAGACCGATTTAATTCATTCAAGATGTGGTATTGGAGATTATTTTGATAGATTAACATTATATTCCTGGCAATTTATAAATGCGTTGGAAGTGGAAGGGCTAAAATTTATAAACCCCTTAGAAACATTATATCTAACATCTGATAAATTTAAATGTATAAAATTACTTTCAAAGAATAAAATTGCTACACCAAAAACTGCTTTAATTAGGGACTACGAAGATGCAGTTAGATTTATGGAGAGATATAACGTAAACTTTCCAGTAATTATAAAAAATTCTTTTTCAAAATGTGGTTTAAAGGTTTTTATGGCAAAAAATGAAGAGGAGCTAAAAGATTTAACAAAAAATGCAATATGGGAAGGAAAAATAATTCAGGAGTTTATAAACTTTAAAGAAGGAGATATTTTCAAAGATATGAGGATTTTAGTTGTGAATGGAGAAGTTGTTGGTGGATATAGAAGGGTTAGTAAAGATTTTAGAACAAACCTATATTTGGGAAATATTGTCGAAAAACTAAATATAGATAAAGAACTTGAAGAATTGGCATTAAAATGTGCAGATCTCTCAAATGCGGTAATACTCGGTGTTGACATCTTACCCACAAAAGAAGAAAATTATGTTATTGAGCTCAACTCCGCTCCTGGAACAAAGGGATTTAGGGATATTGGGATAAATGCTGATAGAAAAATAGCAAAAACCTTAATAGAGTGTGCAAGATCTTAA
- the ftsZ gene encoding cell division protein FtsZ — MKLVKDALSRSDTPKYLKDEFGEARIVVVGCGGAGNNTINRLMEIGIKGAETIAINTDKQHLEVIQADKKILIGATLTRGLGAGGYPEIGRKAAEMAKNILEEQLKGADLVFVTAGMGGGTGTGSAPVVAEVAKENGAIVVGVVTYPFKIERARMKKAEEGIARMSEICDTVIIIDNNKLLDLVPNLPINDAFKVADEIIAQAVKGITETIAVPSLINIDFADVKAVMSGGGVAMIGVGEVDSSDRGDRVQNVVRETLSCPLLDVDYKGAKGALIHITGGPDLTLKEANDIGEGITRELDPEANVIWGARIDPEMEGSIRVMAIITGVKSPNIVGKDKKPRRIIPKMPRDQNQKKERKLGGIDFIV, encoded by the coding sequence ATGAAACTTGTTAAAGATGCTCTGTCAAGAAGCGATACTCCCAAGTATTTAAAGGATGAGTTTGGAGAAGCAAGAATAGTTGTAGTTGGATGTGGTGGAGCAGGAAACAACACCATTAATCGACTGATGGAGATAGGGATCAAAGGAGCAGAAACGATAGCAATAAATACAGATAAACAACACTTAGAAGTAATACAAGCAGATAAAAAAATATTAATCGGAGCTACACTAACAAGAGGTCTCGGAGCTGGCGGTTATCCAGAAATAGGAAGGAAAGCAGCAGAGATGGCTAAAAATATATTGGAAGAACAGTTAAAAGGAGCGGACTTGGTGTTTGTAACTGCCGGAATGGGTGGAGGAACAGGAACGGGTTCAGCCCCTGTTGTGGCAGAAGTTGCCAAAGAAAATGGAGCGATAGTAGTAGGAGTTGTAACTTATCCTTTCAAGATAGAAAGAGCGAGAATGAAAAAGGCAGAGGAAGGGATCGCAAGAATGTCAGAGATCTGCGATACAGTTATCATCATTGACAATAACAAACTGTTGGATCTTGTTCCAAATCTACCAATAAACGATGCATTTAAAGTTGCGGATGAGATCATTGCCCAAGCAGTTAAAGGGATTACAGAAACCATTGCCGTTCCAAGTTTAATAAACATTGATTTCGCGGATGTTAAGGCGGTTATGAGCGGTGGAGGAGTAGCAATGATTGGTGTCGGAGAAGTGGATAGCAGTGATAGAGGAGATAGAGTTCAAAATGTTGTTAGGGAGACGTTAAGTTGTCCATTATTGGATGTTGATTACAAAGGAGCGAAAGGGGCTTTAATCCACATAACTGGGGGGCCTGACTTAACATTAAAAGAAGCAAACGATATAGGGGAGGGTATAACAAGAGAACTTGATCCAGAAGCAAATGTTATTTGGGGTGCAAGGATAGATCCTGAAATGGAAGGAAGTATAAGAGTTATGGCAATAATAACAGGAGTCAAATCCCCAAACATAGTAGGAAAAGATAAAAAACCAAGAAGAATAATTCCAAAGATGCCAAGAGATCAAAACCAGAAAAAAGAAAGAAAACTTGGAGGAATTGACTTTATAGTATAA
- a CDS encoding helix-turn-helix domain-containing protein → MKIEDEIKNIVERKDYDFWEFLKKAYENDIKLDIGHFILLNILIGVEDLYKKLSEKFGEEEARKILERNKIFAKNSDFISGEFLKDYIDRKSRVAVHNRIKDLKTLGFNIESKSGPFGGYKIVGYPKWFKK, encoded by the coding sequence ATGAAGATAGAGGATGAGATAAAAAACATAGTTGAAAGAAAGGATTATGATTTTTGGGAATTTTTAAAGAAGGCATATGAAAATGATATAAAGTTAGATATTGGGCATTTCATACTGCTGAATATACTCATAGGGGTAGAAGACCTCTATAAAAAACTTTCAGAGAAGTTTGGAGAAGAAGAAGCAAGAAAGATCTTAGAGAGAAACAAAATATTTGCTAAAAACTCAGATTTTATATCTGGAGAGTTTTTAAAGGATTACATTGATAGAAAAAGTAGAGTTGCAGTTCATAACAGGATAAAGGACTTAAAAACACTTGGATTTAATATAGAAAGCAAGTCAGGGCCATTTGGAGGATACAAGATAGTTGGTTATCCAAAATGGTTCAAGAAATAA
- a CDS encoding CBS domain-containing protein, translated as MKVRDLMDKNFVKVYIDETVEEAIDLLKKRKRFSAPIVDKEDKLVGWITTLDLLGISEKDFKKPITEFMRPAEEVITVYEDDEARDVVLKFVKYKVVSIPVLTRDGRVVGMVRNCDVVKTLAKLYEIPVYKIFKELHNHIGDITWEELMEAAAVVTKRMTGQDITPKEYEERIKKTTFGKAIWACGGLEKFFVGLIEIGMVALARRLAKRRKGV; from the coding sequence ATGAAAGTTAGGGACCTGATGGATAAAAATTTCGTTAAAGTATATATAGATGAGACCGTTGAAGAGGCAATAGACCTATTAAAAAAAAGAAAAAGATTTTCAGCCCCAATAGTTGATAAAGAAGATAAACTTGTTGGGTGGATAACAACATTAGACCTCCTTGGTATATCTGAAAAAGATTTCAAAAAGCCAATAACAGAGTTCATGAGGCCTGCTGAAGAAGTTATTACCGTGTATGAGGATGATGAAGCAAGAGATGTTGTATTAAAATTCGTTAAATATAAAGTTGTTAGTATTCCTGTTTTAACAAGGGATGGTAGAGTTGTAGGAATGGTTAGAAACTGTGATGTGGTAAAAACACTGGCTAAGTTGTATGAAATCCCTGTCTATAAGATATTTAAAGAACTACACAATCATATTGGAGATATAACATGGGAGGAGTTAATGGAAGCCGCTGCGGTGGTAACAAAAAGAATGACTGGGCAAGATATAACCCCAAAAGAATATGAAGAGCGAATTAAAAAAACCACATTTGGGAAAGCAATATGGGCATGTGGTGGCTTAGAAAAGTTCTTTGTCGGACTTATCGAAATCGGAATGGTTGCCTTAGCGAGAAGATTAGCAAAAAGGAGAAAAGGGGTATAA
- the thsB gene encoding thermosome subunit beta has translation MAMAGAPIVVLPQNVKRYVGRDAQRMNILAGRIIAETVRTTLGPKGMDKMLVDELGDIVVTNDGVTILKEMSVEHPAAKMLIEVAKTQEKEVGDGTTTAVVIAGELLRKAEELLDQNIHPSVIINGYEMARNKAIEELKAIAKEVKPEDTEMLKKIAMTSITGKGAEKARGQLAEIVVEAVRAVVDEETGKVDKDLIKVEKKEGAPIEETTLIRGVVIDKERVNPQMPKKVENAKIALLNCPIEVKETETDAEIRITDPAKLMEFIEQEEKMIKDMVEKIASTGANVVFCQKGIDDLAQHYLAKKGILAVRRVKKSDMEKLAKATGARIVTKIDDLTPEDLGEAGLVEERKVAGDAMIFVEQCKHPKAVTILARGSTEHVVEEVARALDDAIGVVKCALEEGKIVSGGGATEIELAKRLRKFSETVAGREQLAVKAFAEALEVIPRTLAENSGLDPIDMLVKLRAAHEKEGGDVYGLDVFEGEVVNMLEKGVVEPLKVKTQAIDSATEASVMLLRIDDVIAAEKVKGEEKGGGDMGDMGGEF, from the coding sequence ATGGCAATGGCAGGAGCACCAATAGTGGTATTACCACAAAACGTTAAGAGATACGTTGGAAGAGACGCTCAAAGAATGAACATCTTAGCAGGTAGAATTATCGCTGAGACAGTTAGAACTACATTAGGTCCAAAAGGAATGGACAAAATGTTAGTTGATGAGTTAGGAGATATTGTTGTTACAAACGATGGGGTTACAATATTAAAAGAGATGAGTGTTGAGCACCCAGCTGCTAAGATGTTAATAGAAGTTGCTAAGACACAAGAGAAAGAAGTTGGAGATGGAACAACAACAGCAGTTGTTATCGCTGGAGAGTTGTTAAGAAAGGCAGAAGAGTTGTTAGACCAAAACATCCATCCATCAGTCATTATCAACGGATACGAGATGGCAAGAAACAAAGCAATTGAAGAATTAAAAGCAATTGCTAAAGAAGTTAAGCCAGAAGACACAGAGATGTTAAAGAAAATTGCAATGACATCAATCACTGGTAAAGGAGCAGAGAAAGCAAGAGGACAGTTAGCTGAGATCGTTGTTGAGGCAGTTAGAGCTGTTGTTGATGAAGAAACAGGAAAAGTTGATAAGGACTTAATTAAAGTTGAGAAGAAAGAAGGAGCTCCAATTGAAGAAACAACCTTAATTAGAGGAGTTGTTATTGACAAAGAAAGAGTCAACCCACAAATGCCTAAGAAAGTTGAAAACGCTAAGATTGCATTATTAAACTGCCCAATTGAAGTCAAAGAAACAGAGACAGATGCAGAAATAAGAATTACTGACCCAGCTAAGTTAATGGAGTTCATTGAGCAAGAAGAGAAGATGATCAAAGATATGGTTGAGAAGATTGCTTCAACAGGAGCTAATGTTGTCTTCTGCCAAAAAGGAATTGATGACTTAGCTCAGCACTACTTAGCTAAGAAGGGAATCTTAGCAGTAAGAAGAGTTAAGAAATCAGACATGGAGAAATTAGCTAAGGCAACAGGAGCAAGAATCGTTACAAAGATTGACGACTTAACACCAGAGGACTTAGGAGAGGCAGGATTAGTTGAAGAGAGAAAGGTTGCTGGAGATGCAATGATATTCGTTGAGCAGTGCAAGCATCCAAAGGCAGTAACAATCTTGGCAAGAGGTTCAACAGAGCACGTTGTTGAAGAAGTTGCAAGAGCATTGGATGATGCAATTGGAGTTGTCAAGTGTGCATTAGAAGAAGGAAAGATTGTTTCAGGAGGAGGAGCAACTGAAATAGAATTGGCTAAGAGATTAAGAAAATTCTCTGAAACAGTTGCTGGAAGAGAGCAGTTAGCAGTTAAGGCATTTGCTGAAGCATTAGAAGTTATTCCAAGAACCTTGGCTGAGAACTCAGGTTTAGACCCAATTGACATGTTGGTTAAGTTAAGAGCTGCCCATGAGAAAGAAGGCGGAGATGTTTATGGATTGGATGTCTTTGAAGGAGAAGTTGTCAACATGTTAGAGAAGGGAGTTGTTGAACCATTGAAAGTTAAGACACAGGCAATTGACTCAGCAACAGAAGCATCAGTCATGCTCTTAAGAATCGATGACGTTATAGCTGCTGAGAAAGTTAAAGGAGAAGAGAAAGGCGGAGGAGACATGGGAGATATGGGAGGAGAATTCTAA